From Actinopolymorpha cephalotaxi, one genomic window encodes:
- a CDS encoding LapA family protein — protein MNSTQPGEERQGFWTRPGVRRAARFAVVAVIALVFIFENTATTTVRLLVPEVSMPLWGALLIAWALGLLAGTISVRRRR, from the coding sequence GTGAACAGTACACAGCCAGGTGAGGAACGACAGGGATTCTGGACACGGCCGGGCGTCCGGCGGGCGGCGAGGTTCGCCGTCGTCGCGGTGATCGCACTGGTCTTCATCTTCGAGAACACCGCCACGACGACGGTTCGGCTGCTGGTGCCTGAGGTGTCGATGCCGCTGTGGGGCGCCCTCCTCATCGCCTGGGCGCTCGGCCTGCTGGCGGGGACGATCAGCGTCCGCCGCCGTCGCTGA
- a CDS encoding hemerythrin domain-containing protein, producing the protein MTDTRQQNVVDLLLEQHEQIRDLFAKVQNARGKRKEELFNDLVRLLAVHETAEEEIVHPASREKIPSGEKVVAGRLKEESEAKQELAALYDMGVDHPDFDEKLAELAEAVTAHADHEEREEFSQLRKVLSEDELRKMAGAVRAAEAIAPTRPHPSAGESAVGNMLLGPPVAMFDRMRDAVRDWGRANKG; encoded by the coding sequence ATGACCGACACCAGGCAACAGAACGTCGTCGACCTGCTGCTGGAGCAGCACGAGCAGATCCGGGATCTCTTCGCGAAGGTGCAGAACGCCCGTGGCAAGCGCAAGGAGGAGCTGTTCAACGACCTGGTACGGCTGCTCGCGGTGCACGAGACCGCCGAGGAGGAGATCGTCCACCCGGCCTCCCGGGAGAAGATCCCGTCGGGTGAGAAGGTCGTCGCGGGCCGGCTGAAGGAGGAGTCGGAGGCGAAGCAGGAGCTCGCCGCCCTCTACGACATGGGTGTGGACCACCCGGACTTCGACGAGAAGCTGGCCGAGCTGGCCGAGGCGGTGACCGCGCACGCCGACCACGAGGAGCGCGAGGAGTTCTCCCAGCTCCGCAAGGTGCTGTCGGAGGACGAGCTGCGCAAGATGGCCGGAGCGGTGCGGGCCGCCGAGGCGATCGCGCCGACCCGTCCGCACCCCTCGGCCGGTGAGTCCGCGGTGGGGAACATGCTGCTCGGCCCGCCGGTCGCGATGTTCGACCGGATGCGGGACGCGGTGCGCGACTGGGGCCGCGCCAACAAGGGCTGA
- a CDS encoding heavy metal translocating P-type ATPase, whose amino-acid sequence MTVDLSSSPAGSPADSSAAPDPTGAAETRPDRRPSRWWHGTWSLPEVRWAVIATALFAVGGICQLAGAPSWLWWSLYLVCYAAGGWEPGLAGLRALREKTLDVDLLMVAAAIGAASIGQVFDGALLIVIFATSGALEAVATKRTEDSVRGLLDLTPETATRLKVAEEGREDEVAGGDAFDGAREEQVEAATLEVGDVILVRPGERIGADGQVVVGASAVDQASITGESIPVDKGPGDEVFAGTSNGTGALRVRVSRQAAETVIARIVAMVEQASATKARTQLFIEKVEQRYSVAMVAATVALFALPLLWGVALQDSLLRAMTFMIVASPCAVVLATMPPLLAAIATAGRHGVLVKSAVAMEQLGTVTRVAFDKTGTLTEGRPHLTGVRVLPGGELTEERLLALAATAEQYSEHPLGTAVVRAARTAGLPFGQLADFTSEPGRGVRARVDETTVEVCSPAHLTAAGERSGHADLHAVVTELQDAGHTAVVVRLNDVPAGVLALADRMRPGAAEAVAHLTELTGAAPVLLTGDNARAAHRLAGEVGITDVRADLLPADKVAAVRELQADGTGGTGGSGTKVGLVGDGVNDAPALATAHTGIAMGRTGSDLALDTADAVVTRDELAGVPAVIALARRARRLVVANLVIAASFIAVLVAWDLLGDLPLPLGVAGHEGSTVIVGLNGLRLLRGAAWQRALRGGTGTG is encoded by the coding sequence GTGACCGTCGACCTGAGCTCCTCCCCCGCCGGCTCCCCCGCCGACTCCTCAGCGGCACCCGACCCCACCGGCGCCGCGGAGACCCGGCCGGACCGCCGGCCGTCCCGCTGGTGGCACGGCACCTGGTCGCTGCCGGAGGTGCGCTGGGCGGTGATCGCGACCGCGCTCTTCGCCGTGGGTGGGATCTGCCAGCTGGCGGGCGCGCCGAGCTGGCTGTGGTGGAGCCTCTACCTCGTCTGCTACGCAGCCGGTGGCTGGGAGCCGGGCCTGGCAGGACTCCGCGCGCTGCGGGAGAAGACCCTGGACGTCGACCTGCTGATGGTCGCCGCGGCGATCGGCGCCGCCTCCATCGGCCAGGTCTTCGACGGCGCGCTGCTGATCGTCATCTTCGCCACCTCCGGAGCGCTGGAGGCGGTGGCCACCAAACGCACCGAGGACTCGGTACGCGGGCTGCTGGACCTCACCCCCGAAACCGCCACCCGGCTGAAGGTTGCCGAGGAGGGGCGAGAAGACGAGGTGGCCGGCGGCGACGCGTTCGACGGCGCCCGCGAGGAGCAGGTCGAGGCGGCCACCCTGGAGGTGGGCGACGTGATCCTCGTCCGTCCCGGCGAGCGGATCGGCGCGGACGGCCAGGTCGTCGTGGGTGCGAGCGCGGTCGACCAGGCGAGCATCACCGGCGAGAGCATCCCGGTGGACAAGGGCCCAGGAGACGAGGTGTTCGCCGGTACGTCGAACGGCACCGGCGCCCTGCGCGTCCGCGTGAGCCGGCAGGCGGCGGAGACCGTGATCGCGCGCATCGTCGCCATGGTCGAGCAGGCCAGTGCCACCAAGGCGCGCACCCAGCTGTTCATCGAGAAGGTCGAGCAGCGCTACTCCGTCGCGATGGTCGCCGCCACGGTGGCGCTGTTCGCACTGCCGCTGCTGTGGGGCGTCGCCCTGCAGGACAGCCTGTTGCGCGCGATGACGTTCATGATCGTCGCCTCGCCCTGCGCTGTCGTGCTGGCCACGATGCCGCCGCTGCTGGCCGCCATCGCTACCGCCGGACGGCACGGCGTGCTGGTGAAGTCGGCGGTGGCGATGGAACAGCTCGGAACGGTCACCCGGGTGGCGTTCGACAAGACCGGAACGCTGACCGAGGGACGTCCGCACCTGACCGGCGTACGAGTCCTGCCCGGTGGTGAGCTCACCGAGGAACGCCTGCTGGCGTTGGCGGCCACCGCCGAGCAGTACTCCGAACACCCACTGGGCACGGCCGTCGTACGGGCCGCCCGCACGGCCGGCCTGCCGTTCGGGCAGCTGGCGGACTTCACCTCCGAACCCGGCCGCGGCGTGCGGGCGCGGGTGGACGAGACGACGGTCGAGGTGTGCAGTCCCGCCCACCTCACGGCGGCCGGCGAGCGGTCCGGCCACGCCGACCTGCACGCCGTCGTGACCGAGCTCCAGGACGCGGGACACACCGCGGTGGTCGTACGCCTGAACGACGTGCCTGCCGGCGTACTCGCCCTGGCGGATCGGATGCGCCCCGGCGCGGCCGAGGCAGTCGCCCACCTCACCGAGCTGACCGGGGCCGCGCCGGTGTTGCTGACCGGCGACAACGCCCGGGCAGCTCACCGGCTGGCCGGCGAGGTGGGGATCACCGACGTCCGCGCGGACCTGCTCCCGGCCGACAAGGTGGCGGCGGTACGCGAACTCCAGGCCGACGGCACCGGCGGCACCGGTGGCTCCGGCACCAAGGTCGGCCTGGTCGGCGACGGCGTGAACGACGCACCCGCGCTGGCGACCGCGCACACCGGCATCGCCATGGGGCGCACCGGATCGGACCTCGCCCTGGACACCGCCGACGCGGTGGTGACCCGCGACGAACTCGCCGGCGTTCCCGCCGTGATCGCGTTGGCGCGGCGGGCCCGCCGGCTGGTGGTCGCCAACCTCGTCATCGCCGCGTCGTTCATCGCCGTCCTGGTGGCCTGGGACCTGCTGGGCGACCTGCCGCTGCCGCTCGGCGTCGCGGGCCACGAGGGGTCGACGGTGATCGTCGGCCTCAACGGCCTCCGCCTGTTGCGCGGCGCCGCCTGGCAGCGGGCGCTGCGCGGCGGCACCGGGACGGGGTGA
- a CDS encoding ArsR/SmtB family transcription factor — MHESLPDFDMPNDEQVHLAAESFRLLSDPTRIRILWALLQGESSVACLAELADATPTAVSQHLAKLRLAGLVRGRREGTFVYYTAADEHVRRLLTQGLFHADHLDRDLSGGSGTAERGAGHRHAGETSHA, encoded by the coding sequence ATGCACGAGTCGCTGCCGGACTTCGACATGCCCAACGACGAGCAGGTCCACCTGGCCGCGGAGTCGTTCCGGCTGCTGTCCGATCCGACCCGGATCCGGATCCTCTGGGCGCTCCTGCAGGGCGAGTCGTCGGTCGCCTGCCTCGCCGAACTCGCCGACGCCACCCCGACCGCGGTCAGCCAGCACCTGGCCAAGCTCCGCCTCGCCGGACTGGTGCGGGGGCGCCGCGAAGGCACCTTCGTCTACTACACCGCCGCCGACGAGCACGTACGCCGGCTGCTCACCCAGGGCCTCTTCCACGCCGACCATCTCGACCGCGACCTGTCCGGCGGCAGCGGCACCGCAGAGCGTGGCGCGGGTCACCGCCACGCCGGCGAGACCTCTCACGCCTGA
- a CDS encoding acyltransferase family protein — protein MTRLRELADETPASRERYVDLLRALAITAVVLGHWLLSAITYDAHGRLTGRSALDSMPWAYPLTWVAQVMPIFFVVGGYANAASLQTHRRQGENATDWLLGRTGRLVGPTTGLLVTLAVVGLAANLAGVRWLGLSPGLVRFGVWVASIPLWFLTAYLLVVLLAPVMYRLHRRYGLRVVLVLVVLVALGDVARLELSEWMAAGNFLFGWLVIHQLGFFWRDGQLPDTPRVWIPLLAGGFGMLALLTLVGPYAVSMIDVTGQQPHNASPPTLALLAAATMQLGLVLMLRRPAERWLHRPNPWLAVVAVNSVVLTIFLWHMSAVVLLVGVLAAAHLLPTPAVVTASWWLWRLPWLVMLSASLALLVAVFGRLETRPRPRPTEVPRGLPDGFVRTVSRPAPRLVLAVIAFLSVMAGLLANSLAPSTGSYLLGMPGGGFVCYLLGAGTLWVLRSIPNPTTTPTEGRENADPGQA, from the coding sequence GTGACCAGGTTGCGCGAGCTCGCCGACGAGACGCCGGCGTCGCGCGAGCGGTACGTGGATCTGCTGCGGGCGCTCGCGATCACGGCGGTCGTCCTCGGGCACTGGCTGCTCAGCGCCATCACCTACGACGCCCACGGGCGGCTCACCGGCCGCTCCGCACTGGACTCGATGCCCTGGGCGTACCCGCTCACGTGGGTGGCTCAGGTTATGCCGATCTTCTTCGTGGTCGGCGGGTACGCCAACGCCGCTTCCCTGCAGACACATCGCCGCCAGGGCGAGAACGCCACCGACTGGTTGCTCGGCCGCACCGGCCGGCTGGTCGGGCCGACCACCGGGTTGCTCGTGACGCTCGCCGTGGTCGGCCTGGCGGCGAACCTGGCCGGGGTCCGATGGCTGGGGCTCTCGCCCGGACTGGTCCGCTTCGGGGTGTGGGTGGCATCGATCCCACTCTGGTTCCTCACCGCGTACCTGCTGGTGGTCCTGCTGGCGCCGGTGATGTACCGCCTGCACCGGCGGTACGGTCTCCGGGTCGTTCTCGTGCTGGTGGTGCTGGTCGCCCTCGGCGACGTGGCGCGACTGGAGCTCTCGGAGTGGATGGCCGCCGGCAACTTCCTCTTCGGCTGGCTGGTGATCCACCAGCTGGGCTTCTTCTGGCGGGACGGGCAGTTGCCCGACACGCCGCGCGTCTGGATTCCCCTGCTGGCAGGCGGTTTCGGCATGCTGGCGCTGCTGACCCTCGTCGGCCCCTACGCGGTCAGCATGATCGACGTGACCGGACAGCAACCGCACAACGCGTCTCCGCCCACGCTCGCCCTGCTCGCCGCCGCGACCATGCAACTCGGCCTGGTCCTCATGCTGCGCAGACCCGCCGAACGCTGGTTGCACCGGCCGAACCCGTGGCTCGCGGTGGTGGCGGTGAACTCCGTGGTGCTGACGATCTTCCTGTGGCACATGAGCGCGGTGGTGCTGCTCGTCGGCGTACTCGCCGCCGCGCACCTGCTGCCCACTCCGGCTGTGGTCACCGCCTCGTGGTGGCTGTGGCGGCTGCCGTGGCTGGTGATGCTGTCCGCGTCGCTGGCCCTGCTGGTCGCGGTCTTCGGCCGGCTGGAGACCCGGCCGCGTCCCCGTCCCACCGAGGTCCCGCGCGGGCTGCCGGACGGTTTCGTTCGTACGGTGAGTCGCCCCGCACCACGCCTCGTCCTCGCCGTCATCGCGTTCCTGTCGGTCATGGCCGGCCTACTCGCCAACAGCCTCGCGCCGAGCACCGGCTCCTACCTGCTCGGCATGCCCGGCGGCGGGTTCGTCTGCTACCTGCTCGGCGCGGGCACGTTGTGGGTGCTCCGCTCGATCCCGAACCCGACCACGACCCCGACCGAAGGACGCGAGAACGCGGACCCCGGTCAGGCGTGA
- a CDS encoding CG0192-related protein — MAVIHRAEIRPTKLELLGEWLPKQSWYAGDPGAAPASVGAYRFDDPRGEVGIETLLVRTAGGQVVQVPLTYRGAPLAGGEPFLVGTMEHSVLGQRWVYDGCGDPVYLSALAAVILGHAVQAEELLEGKGADGPQRRTPTVSVVGTGARGMAVTDVEAAKDLNAVGVPEAVEDLGDSTEGGRTVVRAAGLELTIVRLVELPAGDTDDTGSAEGATGEGDGTDRGGALLGAWTDQTRPVRLATARRT; from the coding sequence GTGGCCGTCATCCACCGGGCCGAGATCCGTCCGACCAAGCTGGAACTCCTCGGCGAGTGGCTCCCGAAGCAGTCCTGGTACGCCGGTGACCCGGGGGCTGCGCCGGCCTCCGTGGGGGCGTACCGCTTCGACGACCCGCGCGGCGAGGTGGGCATCGAGACGCTCCTGGTCCGCACCGCCGGCGGTCAGGTGGTGCAGGTCCCGCTGACCTACCGAGGGGCGCCGCTCGCGGGTGGCGAGCCGTTCCTGGTGGGCACGATGGAGCACTCGGTCCTTGGGCAGCGGTGGGTGTACGACGGGTGCGGTGATCCTGTCTACCTGTCCGCCCTGGCCGCGGTGATTCTCGGGCACGCGGTGCAGGCGGAGGAACTCCTCGAGGGCAAGGGCGCCGACGGCCCGCAGCGGCGTACGCCCACCGTCTCGGTCGTGGGGACCGGCGCCCGCGGCATGGCGGTCACGGACGTCGAAGCGGCGAAGGACCTGAACGCGGTGGGGGTTCCGGAGGCGGTCGAGGACCTGGGCGACTCCACCGAGGGCGGGCGCACGGTCGTACGAGCCGCTGGGCTGGAGCTCACGATCGTCCGCCTGGTGGAGCTTCCGGCCGGCGACACCGACGACACCGGCAGCGCCGAGGGCGCCACCGGTGAAGGTGACGGCACCGACCGGGGCGGCGCGCTGCTCGGCGCGTGGACGGACCAGACCCGGCCGGTGCGGTTGGCGACGGCGCGGCGAACCTGA
- a CDS encoding VOC family protein encodes MTSQTSGPVISLMLAVPDAPDAARWYARAVGARELWNLGSVIGLEVEGAPIFLGEPEKNGWATPGETGTTTVRVEIFVDDPDGFVARAVAAGADNDDPVRDHEMPWGPHRQGGFFDPYGHRWLVGDRSPLGPHPT; translated from the coding sequence ATGACGTCGCAGACTTCCGGCCCCGTCATCTCGCTCATGCTGGCCGTGCCCGACGCTCCCGACGCCGCACGGTGGTACGCCCGGGCCGTCGGTGCCCGGGAGCTGTGGAACCTCGGCTCGGTCATCGGCCTGGAGGTCGAGGGCGCCCCGATCTTCCTCGGCGAGCCGGAGAAGAACGGCTGGGCGACTCCGGGCGAGACCGGCACGACGACGGTCCGGGTGGAGATCTTCGTGGACGACCCGGACGGCTTCGTCGCTCGGGCCGTCGCCGCGGGGGCGGACAACGACGATCCCGTACGCGACCACGAGATGCCGTGGGGCCCGCACCGTCAGGGTGGGTTCTTCGACCCGTACGGGCATCGGTGGCTGGTCGGCGACCGCTCTCCGCTCGGGCCGCACCCGACCTGA
- a CDS encoding GyrI-like domain-containing protein, giving the protein MRISEPRIVERPAQPYVAITASVPMTRMAATLPPLNGEVFGWLEARDIAPAGAPLWKYNVIDMDGDLEIEVGVPVAERVAGDDRVRSGVLPAGRYATLRHAGHPDELVDATGALLSWADGEGLRWDVADSPAGERWAARVEFYLTDPDEEPDLNRWETDLVFKLAD; this is encoded by the coding sequence GTGAGGATCAGCGAGCCCAGGATCGTCGAACGTCCCGCGCAGCCCTACGTCGCGATCACGGCGTCGGTCCCGATGACCCGGATGGCGGCCACCCTGCCCCCGCTGAACGGCGAGGTGTTCGGCTGGCTCGAGGCGCGCGACATCGCGCCCGCCGGCGCGCCGCTGTGGAAGTACAACGTCATCGACATGGACGGCGACCTGGAGATCGAGGTCGGCGTGCCCGTGGCGGAGAGGGTCGCCGGTGACGACCGGGTCCGCTCCGGGGTTCTTCCGGCCGGCCGGTACGCCACGCTGCGGCATGCCGGCCATCCCGACGAACTGGTCGACGCCACCGGGGCGCTGCTCAGCTGGGCCGACGGCGAGGGCCTTCGCTGGGACGTCGCCGACAGTCCGGCCGGCGAGCGCTGGGCCGCTCGCGTCGAGTTCTACCTGACGGACCCGGACGAGGAGCCGGACCTGAACAGGTGGGAGACCGACCTGGTGTTCAAGCTCGCCGACTGA
- a CDS encoding fructosamine kinase family protein, with the protein MATTHPLTAPPMLRAVEAAASAHLGRAWTATGFADLDDRASHPCGIVRGEPFSVFVKLDLTVGGSEQFTAELRGLELLRRRAGVATPIPVAAGQVRVDTGSLLLLEAIPEVLPDARSTEQWRSIGRALATVHQVHGQRFGLDEFDGFFGPLRQDNRPVGSRSDTESGTESGTGSWSDFYAERRVLPRLRQAVDSGHLPPELARDVERLVGRFPALCGPEPKPTLTHGDAQQNNFLTPVTGAGAGAEAVAGAVLLDPAPSFGHPEVDLALVDYFAPVPEAVFDGYREITPIDPGFARRRELWRVFGYLAVITVDGSSAFGRPFVDRLAAAVRLYR; encoded by the coding sequence ATGGCCACGACACATCCGCTCACCGCTCCCCCGATGCTGCGCGCGGTCGAGGCCGCGGCGTCCGCCCATCTCGGCCGGGCCTGGACCGCGACCGGCTTCGCCGACCTCGACGACCGCGCGTCCCACCCGTGCGGAATCGTCCGGGGCGAGCCGTTCTCGGTGTTCGTCAAGCTGGACCTGACAGTCGGAGGCAGCGAGCAGTTCACCGCGGAGCTGAGGGGTCTGGAGCTGCTGCGACGGCGTGCCGGAGTGGCCACTCCGATCCCGGTCGCTGCCGGGCAAGTACGCGTTGACACCGGCTCGCTGCTGTTACTGGAGGCGATTCCGGAGGTGCTCCCGGACGCGCGCTCGACCGAGCAGTGGCGCTCGATCGGCCGGGCACTCGCGACAGTGCACCAGGTGCACGGGCAGCGGTTCGGTCTGGACGAGTTCGACGGGTTCTTCGGGCCGCTGCGGCAGGACAACCGTCCGGTCGGCTCCAGATCGGACACCGAATCCGGCACTGAATCCGGCACCGGCTCCTGGTCGGACTTCTACGCCGAACGCCGGGTGCTCCCCCGGCTGCGGCAGGCGGTCGACAGCGGGCACCTTCCGCCGGAACTTGCCCGGGACGTCGAACGCCTCGTCGGCCGGTTCCCCGCGCTGTGCGGGCCCGAACCCAAGCCCACGCTGACGCACGGCGACGCCCAGCAGAACAACTTCCTGACGCCGGTCACCGGGGCCGGCGCCGGTGCCGAGGCCGTGGCGGGGGCCGTGCTGCTCGATCCCGCGCCGTCGTTCGGGCACCCGGAGGTCGACCTCGCGCTGGTCGACTACTTCGCGCCGGTCCCGGAGGCGGTCTTCGACGGCTACCGCGAGATCACCCCGATCGATCCCGGCTTCGCGCGGCGACGCGAACTGTGGCGGGTCTTCGGCTATCTCGCCGTGATCACCGTGGACGGGAGCTCGGCGTTCGGGCGTCCCTTCGTGGACCGACTGGCCGCGGCCGTACGCCTGTATCGATAG
- a CDS encoding TIGR03086 family metal-binding protein, with protein MNPAADLGSLRTAGEVTGRIVAGIGADQWEAPTPCADWNVRALLNHLVAGNVLTAAVLGGAELPPPEERARLGQVDRLGDDPLAAAQQSVGDLIKAFEQPGVLERVHPSPVGQVPGVVLVHLRTTELLVHGWDLARATELSADFPEALAEQELAFTKANVGRARTGPGGPFGASQPVAEDAPAIDRLAALLGRSVAFR; from the coding sequence ATGAACCCGGCGGCAGATCTTGGGTCCCTGCGAACCGCGGGCGAGGTGACCGGCCGGATCGTGGCCGGCATCGGTGCGGACCAGTGGGAGGCTCCGACCCCGTGCGCGGACTGGAACGTCCGTGCACTGCTCAACCACCTCGTCGCCGGCAACGTCCTCACCGCGGCGGTCCTCGGAGGTGCGGAGCTTCCGCCGCCGGAGGAACGCGCCCGGCTCGGCCAGGTGGACCGGCTCGGCGACGACCCGCTTGCCGCCGCGCAGCAGTCCGTCGGTGACCTGATCAAGGCGTTCGAACAGCCAGGAGTGCTCGAACGCGTCCACCCGTCGCCCGTGGGGCAGGTCCCCGGTGTCGTTCTCGTGCATCTGCGGACCACCGAACTCCTGGTCCACGGCTGGGATCTCGCCCGGGCGACGGAGCTGTCGGCGGACTTCCCCGAAGCTCTGGCCGAGCAGGAACTGGCGTTCACGAAGGCGAACGTCGGCAGGGCCAGGACCGGGCCGGGTGGGCCGTTCGGCGCCTCGCAACCGGTCGCCGAGGATGCCCCGGCGATCGACAGACTCGCCGCACTACTCGGCCGCAGCGTGGCGTTTCGCTGA
- a CDS encoding PHP domain-containing protein: MALPADTHVHSEYSWDTGGPDSAAAGTMERTCQRAVQIGLPAVVFTEHLDFVGWVADPGDEVDHVRKLIDPDGMLVPPPLDVDGYLESVERCRNGFPGLQILTGVEFGQPHLDEEAAARVLDVSKLDRVNGSLHTLVVDGHRHEPSTLYRRWPADKVIWEYVAEVPRMVGGSDTFEVLTHIDYAVRYWPVQEAGPFDPRRFEDGFRQAMRALADSGRALEMNVGGPLRPWIPQWWSEEGGQAITFGSDAHEPRALANNFPEAMAMVEHFGFRPGRRPADFWTR; encoded by the coding sequence ATGGCGCTTCCGGCGGACACGCACGTGCACAGCGAGTACTCCTGGGACACCGGCGGTCCGGACTCGGCGGCGGCCGGGACCATGGAGCGGACCTGTCAACGGGCAGTGCAGATAGGGCTTCCGGCGGTCGTGTTCACCGAGCACCTGGACTTCGTGGGCTGGGTGGCCGACCCCGGGGACGAGGTCGACCACGTGCGGAAACTCATCGATCCGGACGGGATGCTGGTCCCTCCGCCACTGGACGTCGACGGCTACCTCGAGTCCGTCGAGCGCTGCCGGAACGGATTTCCCGGCCTGCAGATCCTCACCGGGGTGGAGTTCGGGCAACCGCACCTGGACGAGGAGGCGGCCGCGCGGGTGCTGGACGTGTCGAAGCTGGATCGTGTCAACGGCTCCTTGCACACGCTGGTCGTCGACGGCCATCGGCACGAGCCGTCCACCCTGTATCGCAGGTGGCCGGCGGACAAGGTGATTTGGGAGTACGTCGCCGAGGTGCCTCGCATGGTCGGCGGTTCGGACACGTTCGAGGTGCTCACCCACATCGACTACGCCGTTCGCTACTGGCCTGTGCAGGAGGCGGGACCGTTCGACCCGAGGCGGTTCGAGGACGGCTTCCGGCAGGCGATGCGGGCGCTGGCCGACAGCGGGCGTGCGCTGGAGATGAACGTCGGTGGCCCGCTGCGTCCGTGGATTCCGCAGTGGTGGAGTGAGGAGGGCGGACAGGCAATCACCTTCGGCAGTGACGCACACGAGCCCCGCGCACTCGCGAACAACTTCCCCGAGGCCATGGCCATGGTCGAGCACTTCGGCTTCCGCCCGGGCCGCCGGCCGGCGGACTTCTGGACCCGGTGA
- a CDS encoding putative immunity protein → MAEESARIELSLAELREVAGYAAACALPALAIFEPARPDDQRPRDAIEAAQAFADGAERTKVLRDNAWAAQRAATEARDAGQAAASEAARAALAAAGAAYLHPLAKATQIKHILGSAAHAARAFELSAGDAPAVGADHLAQARSLASPAVVDVLRRYPPAPRGGGRVGELIRELDAELRASHG, encoded by the coding sequence ATGGCGGAGGAGTCCGCGAGGATCGAGCTCAGCCTGGCCGAGCTTCGGGAGGTCGCCGGTTACGCGGCGGCGTGCGCACTGCCCGCGTTGGCGATCTTCGAACCTGCACGACCGGATGACCAACGACCTCGTGATGCGATCGAGGCGGCACAGGCGTTCGCGGACGGGGCCGAACGCACCAAGGTGCTGCGTGACAACGCCTGGGCGGCCCAGCGTGCGGCCACGGAGGCGCGGGACGCGGGACAGGCCGCGGCGAGTGAAGCCGCACGCGCGGCGCTCGCCGCGGCAGGTGCGGCGTACCTCCACCCGTTGGCGAAGGCCACGCAGATCAAGCACATTCTCGGATCCGCCGCCCATGCCGCTCGCGCGTTCGAGCTGTCGGCCGGAGACGCTCCCGCTGTCGGAGCCGACCACCTCGCACAGGCTCGGTCTCTCGCAAGCCCCGCCGTGGTGGACGTACTGCGGCGTTATCCGCCTGCTCCGCGAGGCGGCGGCCGGGTCGGTGAGCTGATCCGTGAGCTGGATGCGGAACTCCGCGCAAGCCACGGTTGA
- a CDS encoding TetR/AcrR family transcriptional regulator, producing the protein MTGTRVDGRSVLREQRRDAILASTRELAMTSGPGGFTVDEVAASAGVSRRTVFNHFPTFEGLLVAVCEQVLAQVADQLLRAIDANLASLPVDSARHVAALDGLCAALRDTDLPTAMTTIVGIVGEDHDEQPRGQAISQAALDHVGQRLVSQVQAHVPDIDAVVLGLTVAFLMNGIGVIARRWVQEYAAKVTPASRRAWRGYMTRLTDQLAGGYRDSIQRGPR; encoded by the coding sequence ATGACCGGGACCAGGGTGGACGGACGCAGCGTCCTGCGAGAGCAGCGCCGCGACGCGATCCTCGCCTCGACCCGAGAGCTGGCGATGACGAGCGGTCCCGGCGGATTCACCGTCGATGAGGTCGCGGCCTCGGCCGGAGTGTCGCGGCGCACCGTCTTCAACCACTTCCCGACGTTCGAGGGCCTGCTCGTGGCCGTGTGTGAGCAGGTGCTTGCCCAGGTCGCCGACCAGTTGCTGCGCGCCATCGACGCGAACCTCGCGAGCCTGCCCGTGGACTCGGCCCGGCACGTCGCCGCCCTCGACGGGCTGTGCGCGGCGTTGCGCGACACGGACCTGCCGACCGCGATGACCACCATCGTCGGCATCGTCGGCGAGGACCACGACGAACAACCGCGCGGGCAGGCGATTTCCCAGGCCGCCCTGGACCACGTCGGTCAGCGGCTCGTCTCGCAGGTGCAGGCCCATGTCCCCGACATCGACGCGGTGGTGCTGGGCCTGACGGTGGCGTTCCTCATGAACGGCATCGGCGTCATCGCCCGCCGATGGGTCCAGGAGTACGCGGCCAAGGTGACGCCGGCGTCCCGGCGGGCGTGGCGCGGTTACATGACGCGCCTGACCGACCAGCTCGCCGGTGGATACCGGGACTCGATTCAGCGCGGCCCTCGGTGA